A region from the Altererythrobacter sp. H2 genome encodes:
- a CDS encoding hydrogenase maturation nickel metallochaperone HypA: protein MHELSLARNIVAIVGDHAQGRRVSRVRLAVGPYACVEREAIRFSFEVASEGTLLEKAALEFLEGETDQFIIKDFDMEEMA, encoded by the coding sequence ATGCACGAGCTGTCTCTTGCCCGGAATATTGTCGCCATTGTTGGTGATCACGCGCAGGGTCGGCGGGTGTCGCGTGTGCGCCTGGCAGTCGGCCCCTATGCCTGCGTAGAGCGCGAGGCGATCCGATTTTCATTCGAGGTGGCGAGCGAAGGTACGCTGCTCGAGAAGGCTGCACTCGAATTTCTGGAAGGCGAGACCGACCAGTTCATCATCAAGGATTTCGATATGGAGGAAATGGCCTGA
- a CDS encoding helix-turn-helix domain-containing protein — MSGQRTVEPICVRVNDAARMIGVGRTKLYELISSGELETIKIGKATRITTASLHRLVERHRALN; from the coding sequence ATGAGCGGTCAACGAACAGTCGAGCCGATCTGCGTCCGGGTCAATGATGCCGCACGCATGATCGGCGTCGGGCGCACAAAGCTCTACGAACTGATCTCCAGTGGCGAGCTCGAAACCATCAAGATTGGCAAGGCAACGCGCATCACGACAGCCAGTTTGCATAGGTTGGTGGAGCGGCATCGGGCATTGAACTGA
- the hypB gene encoding hydrogenase nickel incorporation protein HypB codes for MCGTCGCTDPDNEIAMIDPETGKRVLLRSGDDHSHDHDHSHDHDHSHDHTHSHDHDHSHGHHHHHHHDHGHDHHHHGEQAARVSLETAVLDRNDRQAARNRGWFEGRGVVALNLVSSPGAGKTTLLETTIRALEGSLPIAVIEGDQQTANDATRIREAGARAIQINTGAGCHLEADMVARAVEELAPKSGSLLLIENVGNLVCPAMFDLGERMKVAVISTPEGEDKPLKYPHMFRAAELVLINKIDLAPHVGFDEAACRANISAVNPNALVLLVSARTGEGMDAWYDFLRAMASAAADGGCLI; via the coding sequence ATGTGCGGCACCTGCGGATGCACCGATCCTGACAACGAGATCGCGATGATTGACCCGGAAACCGGAAAGCGAGTGCTGCTTCGCAGCGGCGATGACCATTCCCACGATCATGACCACTCCCACGATCATGACCACTCCCACGATCACACTCATTCACACGATCATGATCATTCACACGGGCACCATCATCACCACCATCATGATCACGGGCATGACCATCACCACCACGGCGAACAAGCGGCGCGTGTATCACTGGAAACCGCCGTGCTTGACCGGAATGATCGCCAGGCGGCTCGCAACCGGGGCTGGTTCGAAGGGCGCGGTGTTGTCGCGCTCAATCTCGTCAGTTCGCCAGGGGCTGGCAAGACGACCTTGCTCGAAACCACGATCCGGGCGCTGGAAGGAAGTCTGCCGATTGCCGTTATCGAGGGTGATCAACAGACGGCCAATGACGCCACGCGCATTCGCGAAGCGGGGGCCCGTGCAATCCAGATCAACACTGGGGCCGGCTGTCACCTCGAAGCCGATATGGTTGCCCGCGCTGTTGAAGAACTCGCACCGAAATCCGGCTCGTTGCTGCTGATCGAGAATGTCGGCAATCTTGTTTGTCCGGCGATGTTCGATCTGGGTGAACGGATGAAGGTCGCCGTTATCTCCACCCCGGAGGGCGAGGACAAGCCACTCAAATACCCGCACATGTTCCGCGCAGCAGAGCTGGTGTTGATCAACAAGATCGACCTCGCCCCGCATGTTGGATTCGACGAGGCCGCATGCCGTGCAAACATCTCCGCAGTAAACCCCAATGCGCTCGTCTTGCTGGTTTCCGCCCGCACCGGTGAAGGGATGGACGCGTGGTACGATTTTCTGCGAGCAATGGCGTCAGCAGCCGCAGATGGCGGGTGCCTCATTTAG
- a CDS encoding helix-turn-helix transcriptional regulator, whose translation MSNTERIIRLKTVLDRTGLSRSTIYRKIAEGTFPTQVKISVHGAGWHESAINRWIADPVHYREEDLAE comes from the coding sequence ATGTCCAATACCGAACGCATTATCCGACTGAAGACCGTGCTCGACCGAACCGGTCTCTCCCGCTCCACCATCTATCGCAAGATCGCAGAGGGCACTTTCCCGACGCAGGTGAAAATTAGTGTCCACGGCGCGGGCTGGCATGAGTCTGCTATAAATCGCTGGATCGCCGATCCCGTTCACTACCGCGAAGAAGATCTGGCTGAATGA
- a CDS encoding high frequency lysogenization protein HflD, whose translation MQLSLIALGFLAGMGHALEPDHLAAVGAMATGRNSRRSMVLRGAAWGLGHTLTLLAICSAVILLGMALTGRTAALLESAVGFMLILLGGDVLWRMRKARVHFHLHDHSDGERHFHAHSHLGERAPHDASRHEHSHPHKFPLKALAVGLVHGAAGSAALLTLAVASVGDPLLAVIYVLLFGVGSIAGMAALSFIASWPLGYAERVALRLHRALNLSLAVLALGLGLHTIYANLSGVLGAA comes from the coding sequence ATGCAACTCTCGTTGATCGCCCTGGGTTTCCTTGCCGGAATGGGCCATGCGCTCGAACCCGATCACCTCGCCGCAGTCGGTGCCATGGCCACGGGACGGAATTCGCGCCGGTCGATGGTGCTGCGGGGTGCTGCGTGGGGGCTAGGGCATACGCTCACCCTGCTCGCGATCTGTTCTGCAGTGATCCTGCTGGGCATGGCATTGACAGGCCGCACGGCAGCCCTTCTGGAGAGCGCCGTTGGCTTCATGCTGATTCTGCTGGGGGGTGATGTACTTTGGCGGATGCGCAAGGCACGGGTGCATTTCCACCTGCACGATCATTCCGATGGCGAACGTCATTTTCATGCTCACAGCCATCTTGGCGAACGGGCGCCCCATGATGCGAGCCGCCACGAACACTCTCACCCCCACAAGTTTCCCTTGAAAGCGCTGGCTGTCGGGCTGGTGCATGGCGCGGCAGGATCGGCTGCCCTGCTTACCCTGGCAGTCGCTTCGGTTGGTGATCCTCTGCTGGCGGTTATCTATGTCCTGCTGTTCGGAGTTGGCTCAATTGCAGGAATGGCTGCGCTCAGCTTTATCGCCTCCTGGCCGCTTGGCTATGCAGAGCGTGTTGCCTTGCGACTTCATCGAGCGCTGAATCTGTCGTTGGCTGTGCTGGCACTTGGCCTGGGATTGCACACGATCTACGCCAACCTGTCTGGCGTGTTGGGGGCGGCCTGA